The DNA sequence AGATTGCAAAAATAGTTGACAGTATAAAAAGTGGGATTGCTTCAGATAGTCAGAATAAGAATGACAGTATCTTTATTGGCGGTAATGGTGTTTCAAAAATCCAGGTGCTTGAAGAGGTAATATCCAAGAAAAAAATACTAAGCACCCACAAGGATCAATTTGCCATCCTGGGAGCAACCTCTATGAAACAGTATGACTCACTGAGTAAAACAGGAGGACGAAACTATGCTTCTTTAAGACCTTTTGCGAAAAAAATATTCTATTTACAGGACAGGGGACTTAAAAGAAAAGAAATAGTCGGCCGTTTTGTAGAGACTTTTATACATACATTTCCTAAAGCTCTTTTTGTCTATTTACCCATATTCGCTTTTTTCCTCTGGCTTTTTCACAGTAAGAAGAAATGGTGGTATTTTGACCATGGTATATTTACCCTTCATTATTTCTCGTTCCTTTTACTAAGTACATTAATTTTTATCCTGGGAAGTCACTTGACCTCAACATTCCCGAGCTATACTATTTTAACAGTTATTACGGGATTATGCTATACTGCATTATTCTTTTATACCTGTGCTTATTTCTTTATCGCTCATCACAGGGTTTATGAAAACAGTAAGAGAATAAGTATTATTAAAGGATCAATACTGTTTATCGTCAATTTTATCGGACTACTTCTTATGCTTATGATCTTATCATATATAAGCTTTATAACCATGCATTAGTTCCGTAAAGACTTGCTTCCTCTAAAACTGGCAATCAGATAATACGCAACAAATACGGTAGAAAACTTAAGTATAGATGGAATTGCAAGTTTCAAATCAAAAATAAGTGCTCCAACCAGTACCAAAACACCCATTGCCGCAAATGACAATCCCAGTTTTTGTGGCAATGTAAAATTCGGTGTATCTAAATAATATGCTAATCCCCATGCAAACCCAAAAGCTATAGCATAATATAAATCAAGGGCTATATTTTCACTGCTCAGGAAGAAGTAATTAATAAGAAAACTGACGACAGTTCCTATTGCAAAATAAATTGAAGCTTTCTTCATATCATTATATATAATGCAAAAGTAGATAAATTACTTCTTATTTATCTATTGAATATTAATCAAACGGCGAATCTTCAATTCCACTAAAACACCTAACCAACTGAGTTAAAGAAGCATAAAGTTAAATCCTATGTTCCATATTATTGTTATATTTGGAAATTCAGAAATTTTCTAGATTTTTTTATGGAAACCCAAAAATATACTCCTAAAAACAAAGTAAGAATTGTAACAGCAGCGTCATTATTTGACGGACATGATGCAGCAATTAATATTATGCGTCGTGTAATTCAGGGAACTGGTTGCGAAGTCATCCACCTTGGTCACGATAAATCAGCTGAGGAAGTTGTAAATACAGCAATCCAGGAAGATGCTAATGCTATAGCTTTAACCTCTTATCAGGGAGGTCACAATGAATATTTTAAATATATTTATGACCTTCTGAGAGAAAAGAACTCTCCACAGATCAAGATCTTCGGTGGTGGGGGCGGTGTTATTCTACCGGAAGAAATTGAAGACCTTATGTCTTATGGAATAGACAGGATCTATTCTCCCGATGACGGAAGGGAGCTTGGCCTTCAGGGAATGATCGATGACCTGGTCAACAGGTCGGATTTTGCGACGGGAAAAGAGGTTACTGCCGGAGACCTGGATTCAATAAATTTTGAAAACTCAACCAGCATTGCTAAAATTATCTCAGCGGTCGAAAACTTCTCTGACGAAAAGCCCGAATTAGTAAAGGCAATCGATGAAAAAGCTAAAGATCTAAATATCCCGATTATTGGTATCACAGGTACCGGTGGTGCTGGAAAATCTTCATTGACGGATGAATTGGTAAGACGTTTTCTTCGTTCTAATACAGATAAGAAGATTGCTATTATTTCAATTGACCCTTCTAAAAAGAAAACAGGAGGAGCATTACTTGGAGACAGAATCCGTATGAACGCGATCAATGATTCAAGAGTCTATATGCGTTCAATGGCAACGAGGGAAAATAATGTCTCCGTTTCTCCATTTATCCACTCTGCACTGAATGTTTTAAAACTGGCTCATCCTGATGTCATCATTTTGGAAACTTCAGGAATTGGACAATCTGGATCTGAAGTTTCAGATTTTGCAGATGTTTCGATGTATGTAATGACTCCTGAATATGGAGCATCCACCCAGTTGGAAAAGATCGACATGCTAGATTATGCAGATTTAGTAGCTTTAAATAAATCAGACAAGCGTGGTGCTTTAGATGCATTACAAGCTGTAAGGAAACAGTTCCAGAGAAACCATCTTTTGTGGGAAACCCCATTGGATGACATGCCTGTTTACGCTACGAAAGCATCTCAGTTCAATGATCATGGAACCACTGAACTTTACAACAGGTTAATTTCTAAGGTTAATGACAAGTTCTCAGAACTAAAACTCAATACATTCGTAGAACAGGAAATTACAGATGAAGTAACGATTATTCCTCCAAAGAGGGTTCGTTACCTTTCTGAAATTGTTGAAAACAATAAACATTATGATGCAAATATCGTAAAGCAAGCTGAACTTGCCAGAAAAATGTATCATATTGAAGGAGTAAAAAACATTCTATCTAATGAAGTTCTTGATGCTGAATATCAAAAAGCTGAAAAGGATCTTCAACAGGAAAATATCGATTTCCTTAAAAACTGGGATGATACTAAAAAAGCTTTCCATCAGGAATTCTATTCCTATTTCGTTCGGGGAAAAGAAATTAAAGTGGAAACCTCAACGGAATCTTTATCTCACTTAAAGATCCCTAAAATTGCTTTACCTAAATATAATGACTGGGGAGATCTTATTTTATGGAAAGGTCAGGAAAATCTTCCTGGAAGCTTTCCATTCACTGCAGGAATTTATCCATTCAAAAGAACCGGAGAAGATCCAACAAGGATGTTTGCCGGAGAAGGAGGCCCTGAAAGAACGAACAGAAGATTCCACTATGTTTCCGCTGAAATGCCAGCTAAACGTTTATCAACAGCTTTTGACTCGGTAACATTATATGGTCAGGATCCTGCCCTTCCGCCAGATATTTATGGTAAAATTGGAAATGCCGGAGTTTCTATTGCGACTCTTGATGACGCTAAAAAACTGTATTCAGGTTTTGACCTTATCAATGCAATGACTTCAGTTTCTATGACGATCAACGGTCCTGCTCCAATGCTGTTAGCGTTCTTTATGAATGCTGCAATTGATCAGAACGTAGAAAAGTATATTGCTGAACATAAGCTGGAGGATAAAGTTGAGGCAGTTCTTAAAGCAAAATTTGATGACAAAGGACTGCAAAGACCTCAATACAATGGAGAACTTCCTCCTTCCAATAATGGTTTGGGATTAAAGCTATTAGGAATCACGGGAGATGAAGTTATTCCTAAAGAGGAATATGAAAAGATCAAGGCACACACTATTGCAACAGTTCGTGGAACTGTACAGGCAGATATTTTAAAAGAAGACCAGGCTCAGAACACCTGTATTTTTTCTACGGAATTTGCTTTGAGATTAATGGGGGATGTTCAGGAATATTTCATTACTGAAAAAGTAAGAAATTTCTATTCTGTTTCTATTTCAGGATATCATATTGCTGAAGCCGGAGCCAACCCTGTTTCACAGTTGGCATTCACATTGGCTAATGGATTTACTTATGTGGAATATTACTTAAGCCGTGGAATGGATATCAATGATTTTGCTCCCAACTTATCATTCTTCTTTTCAAATGGTATCGACCCTGAATATTCAGTGATCGGACGTGTCGCAAGAAGAATCTGGGCAAAAGCAATGAAAATAAAATATGGAGCAGATGAAAGAAGCCAGATGTTGAAATACCACATTCAGACTTCAGGACGTTCTCTTCACGCCCAGGAAATTGATTTCAACGATATCAGAACAACACTTCAGGCATTGTATGCAATCTATGACAATTGTAATTCACTTCATACAAACGCATATGATGAAGCTATTACAACCCCTACCGAGCAATCTGTAAGAAGAGCAATGGCCATTCAGTTGATCATTAATAAAGAATTGGGATTAGCTAAAAACGAAAATCCTCTTCAAGGTTCATTTATCATTGAAGAATTAACGGATTTAGTGGAAGAAGCCGTATATGCAGAATTCGACAGAATTACTGAGAGAGGTGGTGTACTTGGTGCCATGGAAACGATGTATCAACGCTCAAAAATACAAGAAGAATCGATGCACTACGAGTGGCTGAAACATACTGGAGAATACCCTATTATCGGGGTAAATACTTTCTTAGGAAAAGATGGTTCCCCAACCGTTCGCCCTGGAGAGGTTATCCGTTCTACAGAAGAAGAAAAACAGGTTCAGATCGAAACGCTTCATAATTTCCAGCAAGCGAATCAAGAAAAATCTGAAGCAGCATTACAGCAGCTACAGTATGCAGCTATTAATCAGCAAAATTTATTTGGTGTGATGATGGATGCTGTAAAGTACTGTTCTCTAGGACAGATTACCAATGCTTTATTTGAAGTAGGTGGTAAATACAGAAGAAATATGTAGTTAGCACAGAATATAATTAATAATAAAGCCGTAGAAATATTGATCTACGGCTTTTATTTTAAACTAATTAAAATTGACGCCTTACAGCGAGCGAAAAATAGCATTATTATTTAATGAAAAAACCTAAAGCCATATTCAACTGGAGCAGTGGAAAAGATTCTGCCCTTGCCTTTTATAAAACTGTAGCAGAAAACAAACTTGATGTGACCTGTCTGCTTACCAGTATTAATGAAGAGTATCAACGAATTTCAATGCACGGTGTTCACGTTTCTCTTCTGGAGCAACAGGCATTAAGTATAGGACTTCCTTTAGTTAAAATGGAAATTCCTAAAGAGCCTTCGATGGAGCAATATCGTAATATAATGAATAAAACCATGACTGAAATAAAATCACAGGGCGTTACTCATTCTATTTTTGGAGATATTTTTCTTGAAGATCTAAGAAAATACAGAGAAGATCAACTGAATGCTATTGGCCTGGAAGCTGTTTTTCCATTATGGAAGAAAGATACTCTGAATCTTATCCATGAGTTTCTTAATTTAGGTTTTAAAACGATCGTCACCTGCGTGAATGAAACTTATTTGGATAAAAGTTATGCCGGAAGAATTATCGATGAAAAGTTTATAGCAGATTTACCAAGCAATGTAGATCCTTGTGGCGAAAATGGAGAGTTTCATACATTTACCTTTGATGGGCCAATTTTTAAAACTCCTATTTCATTTGAAGTTGGTGAGATTGTAAAAAAAACATATCCAAAACCAAAGTCGAATGATATTGAAAACGATGAGGACTATGTATTTTGGTTCTGTGATCTGATTTCAAAATAAAACCCCGTGATTATTTGTCAACGGGGCTTTTGTATCCTATTGTTTTAAAGTTTCAATGATTTCATTCATCACATTAAATACCAGCTCAACATCTTTCTCAGTGGTTCTCCAGTTTACAAATGCAGCTCTTACTCCCTTATGCTTATTATAGAATGTAGGTGTCATAAATACTTTTCCCGTATTGTTAAGCTTCTCTAAGAATATATTGACTTTTTCCTGATCTGCTGTTTCTTTTAAAGTAAAACAAACTGTATTCAGCCGAACAGGAGCTAAAAGTTTAAAATTATTGCTATTTTCAATAAGTCTCCCAAATTGCCGGGATAAGGTTACATTACTTTCAATAATTTCCTGATATCCTTTTTTCCCATACGCCATTATCGAAAACCATGCTGGCAGCGCCTTCAGTCTTCTTGAGTTTTCGGGAAGAAAATTGAGATAACTAAAGTTCTCCAAAGGGTCTCCCAAATAAGGAGCATTAGAATTCTGAAAAGTTTCTACCTGTAGAAGTTTGTATTGCTCTTTTATAAAGAAAACAGCACTTTCGTACGGAACATTCAGCCACTTATGACAGTCTACCGTAATACTATCTGCAAATTCCCATCCTTCTACAAGGTGTTTGGTTTCGTCTGAACACGCAGCAAAACCTCCAAATGCAGCATCAATGTGCCACCAGAATGGATATTTATTCTTAAGCCTAGCAATAGCTTTGAAATCATCAAAGTCTACTGTATTTACCGTTCCCCCACTTGAAATCAAAATAAAAGGTTCTCCCTTTAATTCCTTAATCTGGCTTTCGAGATCTTCCATACACATAGCTTCTCTATTCCCTTCCATGATCTTAATTTTCACAATATTTCCGCTTCCTATTCCCAAAAGAGACAGCGATTTCAGACTTGAAGAATGGGGTGTGGCAGTAAGTATTTTAAAAGGTATTGAAATGCCATCTTTTGCAATGTCTTTTCCTTTTTCTTTTCCAATCCATTGTCTTGCAACCGCCAAACATGTAAAATTAGACATGGTTGCTCCTGTTACAAAACCTCCTAAAAACCTTTCCGGAAGGCCTAAAAGATCGAGCATAAGCCTTATCGTTTCAAGTTCTACGCCTGCAGAAATATCTCCCTGCCCTTTCGTAGATTGGGTATTCTGATCATATACTGAAGCCAGCCAATCCCCAGCAATAGAAGCAGGGGTAGATCCTCCGGTAACAAATCCCCAATACCTTGGGCCTGATGATCCAACAATAATGGGCTCAAATCTTTCATTAAAAATTTCCAATACTTTTTCCGTTCCGTAACCAGATTCAGGTAGTTTTTGTTTTTGCAAAGAGATCTCCTGATCAACAGATGTCTTTCTTTCAGACAATGCATTCAAATATGATAACCCCTGCACTTTTATAGTTTCTAACAAATTGCCAATTTCTGACAAGTCATTTTCAAGATGTTTTTCCATTTTTCAATTAATAATCTATTCAAAAATATTACTTTATAAGATACTTTATCTTATATAATTTAAAGGTTCTCGATAATATTATGGAACTTTAATCCACATTATGCGAATTCAAAAATTAAACCTGGACTTCCCGCATTATTTTTTCTAATCTAATTGCAGTTTTTGCATCCTTTTTGATGCTGTAGCATTAAACAAAAACAAATGCTGAAAATTTCCCACTTATTACTCTCTCTATCCGTCGCGGCCCTTTCTTTAACAGCGTGTAAAAATACAGCTGAGTCTTCTGTTAAAATTGTTGACAGAAATGCCATTGTAGATTCTACAATACTTGCATTCGAGAAAAAATTATTAGAAAAACAAATTGATTCTGTATTCAGCAAATATCAATTTAATGGAAGCGTAGCCGTTTTCAAAGATTCCATTCAACTGTATCAAAAAGAAAATGGGTTTTCAAATTTTGAAAACAAAACAAAAATTAATGACAGTACTATTTTCGCGATTGGATCGGTGAGTAAACAATTCACCTCGGTCCTGGTACTGCTTGAGATGGAAAAAAATAAACTGAATATCGAGGATAAAGCATCAAAATATCTGAAGGAATTTCAAAATAAAGAATATGAAAACATTAGTATTCATCAACTTTTAAATCACACCTCTGGTTTAAATACTTTAGGCGGAAAGTTACTTTTTAAAAGTGGCTCTGATTTTTTCTATTCAAATGATGGATTTAATACATTAGGAAAAATTGTTGAAAAAGTGTCAGGAAAATCTTATGACGAAAATGTTCAGGAATTATTTTCAAAAGTGGGAATGAAAAGTTCTTCAACGGGAAATATATTCAAAGGCAAAAATTTCGCAAGTGCCTATCTTGGAAATCCAAAGAATGCTGAAAAGATTCAAAACATGCCTAAAAGATTAGGAGGAAAAGAAATTGGAATTCCAGCCGGAGGTATACTGTCTACGATCGATGACTTGCATTTATGGAATGATGCTTTATATGGAGGTAAAATCTTAAAGCCCGAGACACTTCAAAAGTTTATTTCCAAAAGTTCAGAAAGACATCATGCAATTTTAGGAAAAATGGGTTATGGCTATGGAATTATGCTCAATATCGGGAAACCTCCTGCTTATTTTCATAGTGGTTATATAAAGGGTTCTCCGTCACTCAATATTTATTACCCCGAAACTAAAACTTCAGTGATCATTCTATCTAATATTGCTGATGAAGCGAAGGGTAAAGGTTTTATTTTTAAACCACATATTGAGGTAAAAAGAATTACAGATGCGATTGAGAATACAGTGGCCGATCTGAGAAAACAAATGATGAAGCCCAATAGTAACACCCAGCTATGAAAAAGTTATACTTTATAGCCATCTATCCTCCTCAACATATTATTGACGAGGTAAGAACTTTTAAGCTAGATCTGGCCAACAATTACAATAATTCAAAGGCTCTGAAAAATGATGCTCATATCACTCTATTCCCGCCGTTTTCAAGAGAACCTGAACGGGAAAGCGATATCACTGATGCATTTGGAAGAATAAATACTGATCTGGCTCCATTTGAAATTGAACTCAATGGATTTGGAAGTTTCCCCAATCCCAAGAGTCCTGTTCTGTTTGTTCATCCTGAAAACAATGAACAATTAATGGATCTTCATGATAGGGTAAAACAACAATTTAATTTTATAAAATATTCTTTTACACCTCATATGACCATTGGATACAGAGATCTTAGTTATGAGAATTATTTAAAAGCCTGGGAAGTCTATAAAAACAAGGTTTACAAAACTAAATTTATAGTCGATAGGATATTGGTTTTGCGTTATGATGGGAAATGGATACCTATAGCAGAAAAGAAACTCACATAAAAAAATCGGCTTTGCAGCCGATTTTTAAATAAGTATACTCTATAAATTATTCTTTCATAATTTTCTCAGAAATGATCAAACCTTCATCATCTGTTACGCTTAAAATATAGGTTCCTGTTGGGATAGTTGTGATATTAACACGAACTGTTGACGTATCTTTCATCTCAAATTTCACAGGAATTAACCTGCCAGCTCCGTCATACAACACCACTTTAACATTCTTTGAAAAATCCTGTTTTCCTTTGATGTAAAATTCATTCTCTGCCGGATTAGGATATATTCCAAATCTTCTTTCTTCAGCCTTAATATCAGACATTTTCAATGAAGATTTATTCAGTTTCCAGGTTACTGTAGCAAAATGAACAGTACTGTGACTATTGACTTTTATTAATGAGCTATTATCGGTTACTGAAAAGATCAGCGTATTAAGTCCGCTTGCTAACTGGCTTGGAGAAACAGTTAATGTATTACTTGTTGAAGAAAGAGCAGTTCCATTAAGTTTCCATGAGTTGACTAATGTATTAGGTATTGGCAACACTTCGTTTACAGTAAATGTGATGGCTGCGTTACCATTTAAATTACTGCTATTGGCCGGAGTGTAAGAATCAATTGGTGACACCAATGAATGTATTCTCTCAATAATTGCTTCTTTACAAACGGAGCAGAACTGTCTGTCAAGATATCTCATTTCACAGTTTTGATGTGGACGATACCATGAAGGGCTTTCAGTATAAGGATACACTCCTACACTATTCAAGCCTACCCAATTTTTCCATTTCACTGTAGCTGTATTGGAGTTCTGTGTTTTATTAGGAGACTCCCCTGTACCTGCAAACCAATATTCATCAGCAAGTTTACCAAAAGAATGTCCCAACTCATGCACGACAATTTCATTAGCCGCATTATTTAAAGATGCAAATGCATAAGTTCCCCCGCAACCACCATATTCTGTAGAATTTCCGAGAACATAGGTAATATCATAATCCGGTACGTTTGCTGCTAAAACCTGTCCTACGGTATTGGTAGAATTACTGTAAATACATCGGTGGACCCCAAAATCAAAAGAAGATCCCAAATAATTCGTAGGATTAGAAACAGGAATTACAGGCTCAGTCACATCGGTTGCCGTTCCCGGATGTTTCACACCGGTTTGCGTTGAAACAACTTTTACCGCATAAGCGTTAAAGTAATTTTTGTATTCTGTATAAGGACTTTTAGTAAAAAGATAGTTGATGGTGGATTGCGCTGAGGTAACAAAATTATTCTGTTGCGCCGAAGTAAACCCATCCCCTAAAACCGCAATATTGATCCGGTTGGCATTCGGTCCGTTATTTAGGAGAGATACAGTCTGAAAAGTCTGCGAAAAGCAGAACGAACTAATCAATAAGAGAAATAAAGTTTTTTTCATGGCTATAGTTTTTGGTTAAATAATAATTGATTTCCGGCAGTGGTAATTTTTTCTACCTTCACCACCTGGATTTCTGCGGAATGCGAATACCGAACACTGAACTCAGCATTCTCCGTAGAAACTTTGTGCCTGCTGATCCCTTCTTTGTCAAAGCTTTCGAGGTTTTGATTTAATGGATCTTCTACAATCTGTTTTACAAATTCTTTTCCGTTGGAATCAGTAAGAGAAACTATAAAATCTCCGACACCTCCGGAATTTCTATCAAAAGTAGGTGTTGATTTAAGTTTTCCATCAGTGATTTTCTTTGACTCTAAAGTAATTTTCTCCAGACCGGATTTGGTCTTTTCCACTTTAAAAAACAGGTAACCAATCTGGTTATTGTCCTTTGAGGAATTTTCAATCTTAAGCGATCCCCCAGGACTTAAGTCTTTAATTTGCAGAAAGCTACAAAAAACAAATACTGGAACAATAAAAAGGTTTAATAAGTTTTTCATAATCAATTTTTGATGAAGTTAAGAAGATTTCACTTAAAATAGATTTATTTTTATTATTTT is a window from the Chryseobacterium sp. T16E-39 genome containing:
- a CDS encoding DUF3667 domain-containing protein produces the protein MSHGKIREEKNCLNCGHTVEERFCPHCGQENIEPRQPFYFLFTHFIEDFTHYDGQFWKTIKYLLFQPGKLTREYLSGKRQLYVAPVKLYIFISFITFFVPTLFPHSEDNDNETTEKHSIQKQKEDKKEQIAKIVDSIKSGIASDSQNKNDSIFIGGNGVSKIQVLEEVISKKKILSTHKDQFAILGATSMKQYDSLSKTGGRNYASLRPFAKKIFYLQDRGLKRKEIVGRFVETFIHTFPKALFVYLPIFAFFLWLFHSKKKWWYFDHGIFTLHYFSFLLLSTLIFILGSHLTSTFPSYTILTVITGLCYTALFFYTCAYFFIAHHRVYENSKRISIIKGSILFIVNFIGLLLMLMILSYISFITMH
- a CDS encoding methylmalonyl-CoA mutase family protein — protein: METQKYTPKNKVRIVTAASLFDGHDAAINIMRRVIQGTGCEVIHLGHDKSAEEVVNTAIQEDANAIALTSYQGGHNEYFKYIYDLLREKNSPQIKIFGGGGGVILPEEIEDLMSYGIDRIYSPDDGRELGLQGMIDDLVNRSDFATGKEVTAGDLDSINFENSTSIAKIISAVENFSDEKPELVKAIDEKAKDLNIPIIGITGTGGAGKSSLTDELVRRFLRSNTDKKIAIISIDPSKKKTGGALLGDRIRMNAINDSRVYMRSMATRENNVSVSPFIHSALNVLKLAHPDVIILETSGIGQSGSEVSDFADVSMYVMTPEYGASTQLEKIDMLDYADLVALNKSDKRGALDALQAVRKQFQRNHLLWETPLDDMPVYATKASQFNDHGTTELYNRLISKVNDKFSELKLNTFVEQEITDEVTIIPPKRVRYLSEIVENNKHYDANIVKQAELARKMYHIEGVKNILSNEVLDAEYQKAEKDLQQENIDFLKNWDDTKKAFHQEFYSYFVRGKEIKVETSTESLSHLKIPKIALPKYNDWGDLILWKGQENLPGSFPFTAGIYPFKRTGEDPTRMFAGEGGPERTNRRFHYVSAEMPAKRLSTAFDSVTLYGQDPALPPDIYGKIGNAGVSIATLDDAKKLYSGFDLINAMTSVSMTINGPAPMLLAFFMNAAIDQNVEKYIAEHKLEDKVEAVLKAKFDDKGLQRPQYNGELPPSNNGLGLKLLGITGDEVIPKEEYEKIKAHTIATVRGTVQADILKEDQAQNTCIFSTEFALRLMGDVQEYFITEKVRNFYSVSISGYHIAEAGANPVSQLAFTLANGFTYVEYYLSRGMDINDFAPNLSFFFSNGIDPEYSVIGRVARRIWAKAMKIKYGADERSQMLKYHIQTSGRSLHAQEIDFNDIRTTLQALYAIYDNCNSLHTNAYDEAITTPTEQSVRRAMAIQLIINKELGLAKNENPLQGSFIIEELTDLVEEAVYAEFDRITERGGVLGAMETMYQRSKIQEESMHYEWLKHTGEYPIIGVNTFLGKDGSPTVRPGEVIRSTEEEKQVQIETLHNFQQANQEKSEAALQQLQYAAINQQNLFGVMMDAVKYCSLGQITNALFEVGGKYRRNM
- a CDS encoding diphthine--ammonia ligase, yielding MKKPKAIFNWSSGKDSALAFYKTVAENKLDVTCLLTSINEEYQRISMHGVHVSLLEQQALSIGLPLVKMEIPKEPSMEQYRNIMNKTMTEIKSQGVTHSIFGDIFLEDLRKYREDQLNAIGLEAVFPLWKKDTLNLIHEFLNLGFKTIVTCVNETYLDKSYAGRIIDEKFIADLPSNVDPCGENGEFHTFTFDGPIFKTPISFEVGEIVKKTYPKPKSNDIENDEDYVFWFCDLISK
- a CDS encoding pyridoxal phosphate-dependent decarboxylase family protein; its protein translation is MEKHLENDLSEIGNLLETIKVQGLSYLNALSERKTSVDQEISLQKQKLPESGYGTEKVLEIFNERFEPIIVGSSGPRYWGFVTGGSTPASIAGDWLASVYDQNTQSTKGQGDISAGVELETIRLMLDLLGLPERFLGGFVTGATMSNFTCLAVARQWIGKEKGKDIAKDGISIPFKILTATPHSSSLKSLSLLGIGSGNIVKIKIMEGNREAMCMEDLESQIKELKGEPFILISSGGTVNTVDFDDFKAIARLKNKYPFWWHIDAAFGGFAACSDETKHLVEGWEFADSITVDCHKWLNVPYESAVFFIKEQYKLLQVETFQNSNAPYLGDPLENFSYLNFLPENSRRLKALPAWFSIMAYGKKGYQEIIESNVTLSRQFGRLIENSNNFKLLAPVRLNTVCFTLKETADQEKVNIFLEKLNNTGKVFMTPTFYNKHKGVRAAFVNWRTTEKDVELVFNVMNEIIETLKQ
- a CDS encoding serine hydrolase domain-containing protein, yielding MLKISHLLLSLSVAALSLTACKNTAESSVKIVDRNAIVDSTILAFEKKLLEKQIDSVFSKYQFNGSVAVFKDSIQLYQKENGFSNFENKTKINDSTIFAIGSVSKQFTSVLVLLEMEKNKLNIEDKASKYLKEFQNKEYENISIHQLLNHTSGLNTLGGKLLFKSGSDFFYSNDGFNTLGKIVEKVSGKSYDENVQELFSKVGMKSSSTGNIFKGKNFASAYLGNPKNAEKIQNMPKRLGGKEIGIPAGGILSTIDDLHLWNDALYGGKILKPETLQKFISKSSERHHAILGKMGYGYGIMLNIGKPPAYFHSGYIKGSPSLNIYYPETKTSVIILSNIADEAKGKGFIFKPHIEVKRITDAIENTVADLRKQMMKPNSNTQL
- a CDS encoding 2'-5' RNA ligase family protein, with protein sequence MKKLYFIAIYPPQHIIDEVRTFKLDLANNYNNSKALKNDAHITLFPPFSREPERESDITDAFGRINTDLAPFEIELNGFGSFPNPKSPVLFVHPENNEQLMDLHDRVKQQFNFIKYSFTPHMTIGYRDLSYENYLKAWEVYKNKVYKTKFIVDRILVLRYDGKWIPIAEKKLT
- a CDS encoding M64 family metallopeptidase; this encodes MKKTLFLLLISSFCFSQTFQTVSLLNNGPNANRINIAVLGDGFTSAQQNNFVTSAQSTINYLFTKSPYTEYKNYFNAYAVKVVSTQTGVKHPGTATDVTEPVIPVSNPTNYLGSSFDFGVHRCIYSNSTNTVGQVLAANVPDYDITYVLGNSTEYGGCGGTYAFASLNNAANEIVVHELGHSFGKLADEYWFAGTGESPNKTQNSNTATVKWKNWVGLNSVGVYPYTESPSWYRPHQNCEMRYLDRQFCSVCKEAIIERIHSLVSPIDSYTPANSSNLNGNAAITFTVNEVLPIPNTLVNSWKLNGTALSSTSNTLTVSPSQLASGLNTLIFSVTDNSSLIKVNSHSTVHFATVTWKLNKSSLKMSDIKAEERRFGIYPNPAENEFYIKGKQDFSKNVKVVLYDGAGRLIPVKFEMKDTSTVRVNITTIPTGTYILSVTDDEGLIISEKIMKE